One Rosa chinensis cultivar Old Blush chromosome 3, RchiOBHm-V2, whole genome shotgun sequence DNA window includes the following coding sequences:
- the LOC112194616 gene encoding acidic leucine-rich nuclear phosphoprotein 32 family member E-like, whose amino-acid sequence MVDCSRWASLIVLENCGSGVTNCKPVELVGCSGEVDRVLGGGSLKETKDEEDLEEEGSGEELEHEEDLDQDLEEKSEEESNEDSDDDDVEAVAEGKMEIHLSSKRKK is encoded by the exons ATGGTGGATTGTAGTAGGTGGGCGAGTTTGATTGTGTTGGAGAATTGTGGGTCTGGAGTGACAAATTGTAAGCCGGTTGAGCTGGTTGGTTGTTCTGGGGAGGTTGATCGGGTTTTAGGTGGTGGCA GTTTGAAGGAGACGAAGGACGAGGAAGATTTGGAGGAGGAGGGATCTGGGGAGGAGTTGGAACATGAAGAAGATTTGGATCAGGATTTGGAAGAGAAGTCGGAAGAGGAATCGAATGAAGATtccgatgatgatgatgtggaAGCGGTGGCGGAGGGGAAAATGGAG atACATTTGAGCTCCAAACGCAAGAAATAA